From Candida dubliniensis CD36 chromosome 7, complete sequence, the proteins below share one genomic window:
- the CMT1 gene encoding S-adenosylmethionine-dependent methyltransferase, putative yields MSKETEFYNYITSLPEETLTQVKGKPLEVLKLIDEYPQSFMNIGPYKGKHIVAKIKEKAPKTMIELGGYLGYSAVLFASEIADDPEAKYYSFELNPEFAKIANYVIGLAGLSDKVEIIVGKASYNLPAFRKRLFSEKKHYTALDFIFIDHWKDMYVPDLRVLESLNLIAPGTLLVADNIITPGAPQYVAYVNFSPDEKKLYNETTANPEGKEFIGRWNILYSTKTIEVVNPKNNHKDAIEVTKCVDYFSG; encoded by the coding sequence ATGTCTAAAGAAACAGAATTCTACAACTATATCACTAGTCTCCCAGAGGAGACTCTCACTCAGGTCAAGGGTAAGCCATTAGAAGTCTTAAAGCTCATTGATGAGTACCCTCAGAGTTTTATGAACATTGGCCCATACAAGGGGAAACACATTGTTGCCAAAATCAAGGAGAAGGCCCCCAAAACCATGATTGAGTTGGGCGGGTACTTGGGCTATTCTGCGGTATTATTTGCCAGCGAAATAGCCGACGATCCAGAGGCTAAATATTACAGTTTTGAGCTTAACCCAGAGTTTGCTAAAATTGCCAACTATGTAATCGGCTTGGCAGGGTTGCTGGATAAAGTCGAAATCATTGTCGGCAAGGCGTCATACAATTTGCCAGCATTTAGAAAAAGATTGTTTTCGGAAAAGAAACACTACACTGCGTTGGactttatctttattgATCACTGGAAGGATATGTACGTTCCAGATTTACGGGTGTTGGAGTCGCTCAATCTCATTGCCCCAGGAACATTGCTTGTGGCCGACAATATTATTACGCCAGGTGCTCCACAATACGTGGCATACGTAAACTTTTCCCCAGATGAGAAAAAGCTATACAACGAAACCACCGCAAACCCCGAGGGTAAGGAGTTTATAGGCAGATGGAATATCTTGTATTCGACAAAAACAATCGAGGTCGTCAACCCCAAGAATAATCATAAAGATGCGATTGAAGTGACTAAATGTGTGGATTATTTCTCTGGATAA